One region of Chlorobiota bacterium genomic DNA includes:
- a CDS encoding tryptophanase, with protein MNFNTIIEPFRIKAVEAIKSTSRQERVAALEHAGNNIFLLQGEDVLIDLLTDSGTGAMSAAQWGALMQGDESYAGSRSFYRFESVVRNITGFRHIIPTHQGRAAERILFSTMLSPGDIVLNNTHFDTTRANIEAENAEARDIVIAEGHTPSSLHPFKGNVDLERLERTLAEEGDLVRLVMATATNNSGGGQPISLENLRGIRQIAHRYGKPFFLDACRFAENAWFIKQREQGQQGCTPLEIAQEMFSLADGCTMSAKKDGLANIGGFLAMNDDALAERCRSLLILTEGFPTYGGLAGYDLEAIARGLEEVVEEDYLRYRIRSIEYLAEKLIAADVPIVRPPGGHAVYIDARAMLPHIPPLQYPGIALATALYVEAGIRACEIGTVMFGQQPDGTEVPAAMDLVRLAIPRRLYTQSHIDYVAEAVIHVAKMRDALRGYRITSAPAVLRHFTARFEGVTP; from the coding sequence ATGAACTTCAACACCATCATCGAGCCGTTCCGTATCAAGGCGGTTGAGGCAATAAAGTCCACCTCGCGCCAGGAGCGCGTTGCGGCGCTGGAGCATGCCGGCAACAACATCTTTTTGCTTCAGGGGGAAGATGTGCTGATTGATTTGCTGACCGATTCCGGAACCGGCGCGATGTCCGCCGCGCAGTGGGGCGCGCTGATGCAGGGGGACGAATCGTATGCCGGAAGCAGGTCGTTCTATCGGTTCGAATCGGTGGTGCGCAACATCACGGGATTCCGCCATATCATCCCAACGCACCAGGGCCGCGCTGCCGAGCGTATCCTGTTCAGCACCATGCTGTCGCCGGGGGACATCGTGCTGAACAACACCCACTTCGACACCACACGGGCGAACATCGAGGCCGAGAACGCCGAAGCGCGCGACATCGTGATTGCCGAAGGGCACACGCCGTCGTCGCTCCATCCGTTCAAAGGGAATGTTGATCTGGAACGGCTTGAACGGACGCTGGCCGAAGAAGGGGACTTGGTCCGATTGGTAATGGCAACGGCCACCAACAACTCCGGCGGCGGCCAACCGATCTCGCTAGAGAATCTTCGGGGCATTCGCCAGATTGCCCATCGCTACGGCAAACCATTCTTCCTTGATGCTTGCCGGTTTGCCGAGAACGCGTGGTTTATCAAGCAACGCGAGCAGGGGCAGCAGGGGTGCACGCCGTTGGAGATCGCCCAGGAGATGTTCTCCCTTGCCGATGGCTGCACCATGTCGGCAAAGAAGGACGGGCTTGCCAACATTGGCGGATTCCTTGCCATGAACGACGACGCGCTTGCCGAACGCTGCCGCAGCCTGCTGATCCTTACCGAAGGATTCCCAACGTATGGCGGCCTTGCCGGCTACGACCTTGAGGCGATTGCACGCGGGCTTGAAGAAGTGGTGGAGGAAGATTACCTGCGGTATCGCATCCGCTCGATTGAGTATCTGGCCGAAAAACTGATTGCCGCCGACGTGCCGATTGTGCGGCCCCCGGGCGGGCATGCCGTGTACATTGATGCCCGGGCGATGCTCCCCCACATCCCACCGCTTCAATATCCAGGCATTGCTTTGGCCACGGCGTTGTACGTCGAGGCGGGTATCCGGGCTTGCGAGATCGGCACGGTGATGTTCGGCCAGCAACCCGACGGCACCGAGGTGCCCGCGGCGATGGACCTTGTGCGGCTTGCCATTCCACGCCGGTTGTACACGCAATCCCACATTGACTACGTTGCCGAAGCGGTGATCCACGTGGCCAAGATGCGCGACGCACTGCGGGGGTATCGGATCACATCGGCGCCGGCGGTGCTTCGGCACTTCACCGCGCGGTTCGAAGGCGTAACCCCGTAG
- a CDS encoding tyrosine phenol-lyase has protein sequence MVSDHSAPAGRHRSWAEPYKIKVVELLKMTTPAERRVALEEAGYNTFLLCSDDVYIDLLTDSGTSAMSDAQWAGMMRGDEAYAGSSNFYRLEAAVQERYGYQYVVPTHQGRGAEHLISSILISPGDVVPGNMYFTTTRLHQELAGATFVDVIIDEAHDSESLYPFKGNVDLEKFRALIERVGAKKIPYISVAATVNMAGGQPISMENVRAVSELAHQHGIRVILDATRAIENAWFIKQREPGFADRSIASILLEMCSYTDGCTMSGKKDLLVNIGGFLALKEWEIFEEARNLVVVYEGLHTYGGLSGRDMEAMAIGIEEALSEDHIRARIGQVEYLGQQLIQAGIPIVLPVGGHAIYLDARRFLPHVPQHEFPAQALAAELYLEGGIRTMERGVVSAGRNSQTGENNYPKLELVRLTIPRRVYTQAHIDVTAESVISLYERRQTIGGLAMVYEPKYLRFFQARFKPVGVASAAADPAAAQDSTPVANRHDSFEPVGNP, from the coding sequence ATGGTTTCGGATCATTCTGCGCCTGCGGGCCGGCATCGCTCGTGGGCCGAGCCGTACAAGATCAAAGTGGTCGAACTCTTAAAAATGACCACCCCCGCCGAACGCCGCGTTGCCCTGGAAGAAGCGGGCTACAACACCTTCCTTCTCTGCTCCGATGACGTGTACATTGACCTGCTGACCGACAGCGGGACCAGTGCCATGAGCGATGCCCAATGGGCCGGCATGATGCGTGGCGACGAAGCCTACGCCGGCAGCAGCAACTTCTATCGGCTTGAAGCCGCCGTGCAGGAACGCTACGGCTACCAGTATGTGGTGCCAACGCACCAGGGCCGCGGTGCCGAGCATCTTATCTCTAGCATCCTCATCTCCCCGGGCGACGTTGTTCCGGGGAACATGTACTTCACCACCACACGCTTGCACCAGGAGTTGGCCGGCGCAACCTTCGTTGATGTCATTATTGATGAAGCGCACGATTCCGAATCGCTCTATCCGTTCAAAGGGAACGTGGACCTTGAGAAATTTCGCGCATTGATTGAGCGCGTCGGTGCCAAGAAAATCCCCTACATCTCCGTTGCTGCAACGGTAAACATGGCGGGCGGCCAGCCGATTTCCATGGAGAACGTTCGCGCCGTAAGCGAGCTTGCGCACCAGCATGGAATTCGCGTTATCCTTGATGCAACGCGTGCCATTGAGAATGCTTGGTTTATCAAGCAACGCGAGCCAGGGTTTGCCGATCGTTCCATTGCCAGCATCCTTCTGGAAATGTGTTCCTACACCGACGGCTGCACCATGAGCGGCAAGAAGGATCTGCTGGTGAACATCGGCGGCTTTTTGGCACTGAAGGAGTGGGAGATTTTTGAGGAAGCACGCAACCTTGTGGTGGTGTACGAAGGGCTTCATACCTACGGCGGGCTAAGCGGGCGCGACATGGAGGCAATGGCAATCGGCATCGAGGAGGCGTTGAGTGAGGATCACATCCGTGCGCGGATTGGGCAGGTGGAGTATCTGGGCCAGCAGCTGATTCAGGCCGGTATCCCGATTGTTCTTCCGGTTGGGGGCCACGCAATTTATCTGGATGCTCGCCGCTTCCTTCCGCACGTTCCGCAGCATGAATTCCCCGCCCAGGCCCTGGCCGCCGAGCTTTACCTTGAAGGCGGCATCCGCACGATGGAGCGCGGCGTGGTCTCGGCAGGGCGCAACAGCCAGACCGGCGAGAACAACTATCCAAAACTGGAGCTTGTTCGCCTGACGATACCGCGCCGGGTGTACACCCAAGCCCACATTGACGTGACGGCCGAATCGGTTATCAGCCTGTACGAACGCCGCCAGACAATTGGCGGGTTGGCGATGGTGTACGAACCGAAGTATCTGCGGTTCTTCCAAGCAAGATTCAAACCAGTGGGCGTTGCATCCGCAGCGGCGGACCCAGCGGCGGCGCAGGATAGCACGCCGGTGGCTAATCGGCACGATTCATTTGAACCCGTAGGCAATCCATGA
- a CDS encoding ATP-binding cassette domain-containing protein, with the protein MANDILLEVKDLKVHFPVFGGIFQRKVATVKAVDGVSFTMRRGETLGLVGESGCGKTTVGRALINITKIMSPDAQIEGEILFHLPDGKVVDFAKLSKSEMRPYRSRIQMIFQDPFSSLNPRMTVAQIIEEPLRIHTKMSKTEMKERVMWLLNKVGMQPEQAGRYPHEFSGGQRQRVGIARALATNPDLIVCDEPVSALDVSIQAQVINLMQDIQEEFGVSFLFIAHDLSVVEHISARIAVMYLGNMVEYGEAEQVFFSPKHPYSRALLSAVPVANPDSGRESRTALQGDVPTPLAKPSGCPFRTRCPIVRPDCANQFPAFRQMEQGHYVACPYTE; encoded by the coding sequence ATGGCCAACGATATACTGTTAGAAGTCAAAGATCTAAAAGTTCATTTCCCTGTCTTTGGGGGCATCTTCCAACGGAAGGTGGCAACCGTCAAGGCGGTGGATGGCGTGTCGTTCACCATGCGCCGCGGGGAAACGCTGGGCTTGGTGGGGGAATCGGGATGCGGCAAAACCACGGTTGGCCGTGCGCTGATCAATATCACCAAAATTATGAGCCCCGATGCCCAGATCGAGGGCGAAATCCTGTTCCATCTCCCCGATGGCAAAGTTGTGGACTTTGCGAAGCTCTCCAAAAGTGAAATGCGCCCCTACCGTTCGCGAATCCAGATGATTTTTCAGGACCCCTTCAGCTCCCTAAATCCGCGAATGACGGTGGCGCAAATCATCGAGGAACCGCTCCGCATCCACACGAAGATGTCGAAGACGGAGATGAAAGAACGGGTGATGTGGCTGCTGAACAAAGTGGGGATGCAGCCGGAGCAAGCCGGGCGTTACCCCCACGAGTTTAGCGGCGGCCAGCGCCAGCGCGTTGGCATTGCCCGCGCCCTTGCCACCAACCCAGACCTGATCGTCTGCGACGAGCCGGTCTCCGCGCTCGACGTTTCTATCCAAGCGCAGGTTATCAACCTGATGCAGGATATTCAGGAGGAGTTTGGAGTTTCCTTCCTGTTTATCGCCCATGACTTATCGGTGGTGGAGCATATCAGCGCACGCATTGCCGTGATGTATTTGGGGAACATGGTGGAGTACGGGGAAGCCGAGCAGGTCTTCTTTTCGCCGAAGCATCCGTACAGCCGTGCGTTGTTATCGGCAGTGCCGGTGGCCAACCCCGATAGCGGGCGCGAAAGCCGAACCGCGTTGCAAGGGGACGTCCCAACGCCGTTGGCAAAACCGAGCGGTTGCCCGTTCCGCACACGCTGCCCAATCGTCCGCCCCGACTGCGCCAACCAGTTCCCAGCATTCCGGCAGATGGAACAGGGGCATTACGTGGCCTGCCCGTACACGGAGTAA
- a CDS encoding ABC transporter ATP-binding protein — protein sequence MTKEKLLEVRDLRTYFKTGGGTAKAVDGVTFDIFKDEVLGIVGESGSGKSVTALSLMRLIPNPPGDIVGGSITMNGKDLLQLPLPEMRKMRGNDIGMIFQEPMTSLNPVFKIGFQVMETILNHEPVSKQEAFDRGVQMLELVGIPDARKRMNDYPHQFSGGMRQRVMIAMALSCNPQLLIADEPTTALDVTIQAQILELMMRLKGERNDSAIVMITHDLAVVAETCNRVIVMYGGKIQEVGDVRQIFNNPLHPYTQGLLASIPHPVKGHREHRLKAIPGMVPNILQMPAACKFNTRCERAFDKCFAEEPPLIEKEPGHFVRCHLY from the coding sequence TTGACCAAGGAAAAACTTCTCGAAGTCCGCGATCTACGGACCTATTTCAAGACCGGTGGCGGCACTGCGAAAGCGGTGGATGGGGTCACGTTCGACATCTTCAAGGATGAAGTCCTGGGGATTGTGGGGGAGTCTGGCTCTGGCAAATCGGTTACCGCTCTCTCGCTGATGCGCCTGATCCCTAATCCCCCAGGCGATATCGTTGGCGGCTCCATCACCATGAACGGCAAGGACCTGCTGCAATTGCCTCTTCCCGAAATGCGGAAAATGCGCGGTAACGACATCGGCATGATCTTCCAAGAACCGATGACCTCGCTGAACCCGGTCTTCAAAATTGGATTTCAGGTGATGGAAACTATCCTGAACCACGAGCCGGTTAGCAAGCAGGAAGCATTCGACCGCGGCGTGCAAATGTTGGAGCTTGTGGGAATCCCCGACGCACGCAAACGGATGAACGATTACCCCCACCAGTTCAGCGGCGGGATGCGCCAGCGCGTGATGATTGCAATGGCCCTAAGCTGCAATCCCCAACTGCTGATTGCCGACGAGCCAACCACTGCCCTTGATGTCACCATCCAAGCCCAAATTCTTGAGCTGATGATGCGGCTGAAGGGGGAGCGGAACGATTCGGCCATTGTGATGATTACCCACGACCTTGCCGTTGTTGCCGAAACCTGCAACCGCGTGATCGTGATGTATGGCGGGAAAATTCAAGAGGTTGGGGACGTGCGGCAAATTTTCAACAATCCGCTTCATCCCTACACGCAAGGCTTGCTGGCTTCCATTCCGCACCCGGTGAAGGGGCATCGCGAGCACCGGCTGAAGGCTATTCCGGGAATGGTGCCGAACATCCTGCAAATGCCTGCGGCGTGCAAGTTCAACACCCGTTGCGAACGTGCGTTCGACAAATGCTTTGCCGAAGAACCGCCATTGATTGAAAAGGAGCCAGGCCACTTTGTGCGATGCCACCTTTACTGA
- a CDS encoding ABC transporter permease subunit → MTTSNTTQQKPLSILQRRWRKFKSLRRGYYSFILLSILYVVSFALPLLVNNKAVIVSYEGAWYFPALSGTFYSGEAFGVSGIKSEVNYRELDSLYEQSGNGNWVLMPLYSWNPYESDYDNVLKAPSATHLFGTDNTGRDVFARLCYGFNVSISFALILTILIDVLGVSIGAIMGYYGGKFDLFFQRFIEIWQTIPSLFVIIIISSIIFPNFFTLAGLLVLFGWMGMTYFLRGEVYREKAKDYVSAAIALGATDNNIIFKHILPNSLTPIISGFPFAIIGGISSLVGLDYLGYGLPPPTPSWGQMVSVGLNEFSGSFQNWWLVLTPLSAMFLTLILVTFIGEAIREAFDPKEYSRLR, encoded by the coding sequence ATGACAACATCGAATACAACACAACAAAAGCCGCTATCAATTCTTCAGCGTCGTTGGCGAAAATTTAAGTCGCTACGACGCGGATATTATTCTTTCATCCTGCTATCCATATTGTATGTGGTTTCTTTTGCCTTGCCACTGTTAGTTAATAATAAAGCCGTAATTGTTTCCTACGAAGGGGCATGGTACTTCCCTGCCTTGTCCGGTACTTTTTATTCAGGAGAGGCTTTCGGCGTTTCAGGCATTAAGAGTGAAGTAAACTATCGTGAGTTAGATTCCTTGTATGAGCAATCAGGCAATGGGAATTGGGTGCTGATGCCTTTATACTCATGGAATCCTTACGAAAGCGATTATGATAACGTATTGAAAGCTCCTTCAGCTACGCACTTGTTCGGTACAGACAACACTGGTAGAGATGTCTTTGCTCGCTTATGCTATGGATTTAATGTCTCCATTTCCTTTGCCTTAATTTTGACGATATTGATAGATGTGTTAGGAGTGTCAATTGGTGCCATTATGGGCTATTATGGTGGCAAGTTCGATCTTTTCTTTCAGCGGTTTATTGAAATTTGGCAGACAATCCCAAGCCTATTTGTGATCATTATTATAAGTTCCATTATTTTCCCCAACTTCTTCACGCTTGCGGGCTTACTTGTTCTATTCGGTTGGATGGGGATGACATATTTTCTGCGAGGCGAAGTTTACCGTGAAAAAGCAAAAGATTACGTCTCGGCAGCGATTGCCTTAGGAGCGACCGATAACAACATCATTTTCAAGCATATACTACCAAACTCACTTACGCCCATTATCTCGGGTTTCCCGTTTGCCATAATCGGGGGGATTAGCAGTTTGGTCGGTCTTGATTATTTAGGCTACGGATTGCCACCACCAACACCAAGTTGGGGACAAATGGTGAGCGTTGGGCTGAATGAGTTCAGCGGCAGCTTCCAGAACTGGTGGCTTGTCCTAACTCCCTTAAGCGCAATGTTCCTTACCCTCATACTGGTGACCTTCATCGGCGAAGCTATTCGCGAAGCATTCGATCCAAAAGAATATTCGCGGTTGCGGTAG
- a CDS encoding ABC transporter permease subunit, with amino-acid sequence MLNYFIRRFLLVIPTFLVATMVVFAVLQYTPGGPFEQIEMQMKQRMMSGEASGGGGGLNSKGDIQIPEQAKEELMKYFNLDKPVPIRYLHWLGNIATGDFGTSYIYSEPVLTVVTSRFPVSIFYGVIGFVLTYLVCIPLGIMKAVKHSSTFDVTSSAIVFVGYSIPGWALGAVLLVTLGGTYFPLGEFRSSGWEYMSTWDKIMDQLHHAVLPLCAYMIGNFATLTILMKNSLLENLGQDYVRTAFAKGLTERRVIFVHALRNSLIPIATGLGGLLGVIFAGSFLIEKVFNINGLGLVGYRAVVERDYAVVMGTLVFGLAIQLTGNIFSDMLYVIIDPRIKFR; translated from the coding sequence ATGCTAAACTATTTCATCCGGCGTTTTCTACTTGTTATTCCTACCTTTTTGGTAGCAACAATGGTGGTATTTGCTGTGCTACAGTACACGCCTGGCGGACCGTTCGAGCAAATAGAAATGCAGATGAAACAACGGATGATGTCCGGTGAAGCAAGTGGTGGCGGTGGTGGCTTAAATAGCAAAGGTGATATCCAAATACCTGAACAGGCAAAGGAAGAGTTGATGAAGTATTTTAATCTGGACAAACCAGTTCCAATAAGGTACTTACATTGGCTTGGTAATATTGCTACTGGGGATTTTGGAACTTCCTACATTTACTCAGAACCAGTACTTACGGTTGTTACTAGTCGGTTCCCTGTCTCCATATTTTATGGGGTTATTGGTTTCGTTTTAACGTACCTTGTTTGCATCCCTCTTGGGATTATGAAGGCAGTAAAGCATAGTTCCACATTTGATGTTACCAGCTCTGCTATTGTGTTTGTCGGATATTCCATCCCCGGTTGGGCCTTAGGTGCTGTATTATTAGTCACGTTAGGTGGAACGTATTTCCCATTAGGGGAGTTTAGATCAAGCGGGTGGGAGTACATGTCAACGTGGGACAAGATTATGGATCAGTTACACCACGCGGTGCTTCCACTGTGTGCCTACATGATTGGTAATTTTGCGACGTTGACGATTCTTATGAAAAACTCTCTATTAGAAAACCTTGGACAAGATTATGTCCGCACGGCATTTGCAAAAGGATTGACCGAGCGCAGAGTCATTTTTGTCCATGCCCTGCGAAACTCATTGATCCCCATTGCCACAGGCTTGGGAGGATTATTAGGCGTGATATTTGCTGGCTCGTTCCTGATCGAGAAAGTCTTTAATATCAACGGATTGGGTTTGGTTGGTTACCGTGCAGTTGTTGAGCGTGATTATGCAGTGGTGATGGGAACCTTAGTATTTGGCCTTGCCATTCAGCTAACAGGAAATATTTTTAGCGATATGTTGTACGTTATCATTGATCCAAGAATAAAATTTAGATAG
- a CDS encoding ABC transporter substrate-binding protein, producing MKRTARNTGAWLAALLLMAMTVAGCDCGGGNTPPAKGGAAMAITTEDKFKVPPGADPSVSAELGGNGFEKIAADSGWKTGTITPEQMRYIADTNAKKGGQVTISLGEFPATFRQYGKDENSSTTRMINSMVYENLIGVNPLTLEFLPGLASHWKVGEDGQTYWFRIDPRARFSDGHPVTSEDVIATYKLAIDSTILSPYTNSFYGEFEMPVAVSKYIFYVRSKTKIWKNMLYFGGTTILPAHVIGGLSGKQYLEKYQYDMVPGTGPYIVLPNEVEKQKSITLTRRANWWGLEDPLNKGVNNFDKIKLLIVRDERLALEKFRAGELDLYPISRAGWWKDEFDYDEIKRGIVQKRRVYTDNPVGVSGFVFNMRKPPFDDPRIREAFICLFNREQLLEKLMYNQYTATDSYEPNSVYANPNNPKYRYNPERAAQLLAEAGYTTRNNEGILVKNGQPFSIEMAITEGLDRLITPVQQDLRKAGIELKLRNIDGPSNFKLMNERNFTIAWISWGGLLYPNPISSFEGKLADKPNTNNLAGFKNARADELMKKEQVTFDQAERVKILRELDSILMESKQYALAWYGPYTRVAYWNRYGHPDFYIGKISDFQAILTTWWFDSQKAEIVAKGRTDKSVKMEVGETDVKFWPEYNKAHPVEISATGKAESTAKPVDSAKPTMK from the coding sequence ATGAAGCGAACAGCACGGAACACCGGAGCATGGCTTGCAGCGTTGCTCCTAATGGCAATGACGGTAGCGGGCTGCGATTGCGGCGGCGGCAACACACCTCCGGCAAAAGGGGGCGCAGCAATGGCCATCACCACCGAAGATAAATTCAAAGTTCCGCCGGGAGCGGACCCCAGCGTCAGCGCCGAACTTGGCGGCAACGGCTTTGAGAAAATAGCAGCGGATAGTGGGTGGAAGACCGGAACGATTACGCCGGAACAAATGCGCTACATCGCTGATACAAACGCAAAGAAAGGCGGGCAGGTGACAATATCTTTAGGAGAGTTTCCGGCAACATTCCGCCAGTATGGGAAAGATGAAAATTCATCTACTACCAGAATGATTAACAGCATGGTTTACGAAAACCTAATAGGCGTTAATCCTCTAACCTTGGAATTCCTTCCTGGCTTAGCTTCACACTGGAAAGTAGGTGAGGATGGACAAACGTACTGGTTCCGTATTGATCCTCGCGCTCGTTTCAGCGATGGTCATCCAGTTACCAGTGAGGATGTGATTGCAACTTATAAGCTGGCAATTGACTCGACGATTCTATCACCATATACGAATTCATTTTATGGTGAATTTGAGATGCCTGTTGCTGTGAGCAAGTACATTTTCTACGTGCGCTCAAAAACAAAAATTTGGAAAAACATGCTCTATTTTGGTGGAACTACTATTCTACCTGCGCATGTTATCGGAGGCTTAAGTGGCAAGCAGTATTTGGAAAAATATCAATATGATATGGTTCCCGGGACAGGTCCATATATTGTGCTGCCAAATGAGGTTGAGAAGCAAAAATCTATCACACTAACGCGCCGCGCAAACTGGTGGGGGCTGGAGGATCCGTTGAACAAAGGGGTCAACAACTTTGATAAAATCAAGTTGCTGATTGTTCGTGATGAACGGCTTGCCCTAGAAAAATTTAGAGCTGGTGAGCTTGATCTGTACCCGATTTCACGTGCAGGTTGGTGGAAAGATGAATTTGATTATGATGAGATTAAGCGAGGGATAGTTCAAAAACGCAGGGTATATACTGATAACCCAGTTGGAGTTAGCGGGTTTGTTTTCAATATGAGGAAACCTCCGTTTGACGATCCAAGAATCCGTGAAGCATTTATTTGCTTATTTAACCGTGAGCAATTACTGGAGAAACTGATGTATAATCAGTACACCGCTACGGATTCGTATGAACCAAACTCAGTGTATGCGAACCCAAATAATCCGAAGTACAGATATAACCCCGAGCGGGCTGCACAGTTGTTAGCAGAAGCTGGCTATACCACTCGGAACAATGAAGGTATCCTTGTGAAGAATGGGCAACCGTTTTCAATCGAAATGGCAATTACTGAGGGATTAGATCGGCTTATCACCCCAGTCCAGCAAGACCTTCGCAAAGCGGGAATTGAGCTGAAATTGAGGAACATAGATGGACCTTCCAATTTCAAGCTGATGAACGAAAGGAATTTCACTATCGCGTGGATTAGTTGGGGTGGGCTGCTCTATCCAAATCCAATCAGCTCGTTTGAGGGTAAACTTGCCGATAAGCCTAACACCAACAACTTAGCTGGATTTAAGAATGCTCGTGCAGATGAGTTGATGAAAAAGGAGCAAGTTACGTTCGACCAAGCCGAACGGGTGAAAATTTTACGCGAGCTTGATAGCATCCTTATGGAGTCCAAGCAATACGCTTTGGCATGGTATGGTCCATATACTCGTGTTGCTTATTGGAATCGTTACGGCCATCCAGATTTCTACATCGGTAAAATTAGCGACTTCCAAGCCATACTTACCACATGGTGGTTTGATTCGCAAAAGGCAGAAATCGTTGCGAAGGGGCGAACCGATAAATCTGTAAAGATGGAAGTTGGCGAAACAGATGTGAAATTCTGGCCAGAGTATAACAAAGCCCATCCGGTAGAAATTAGTGCTACGGGCAAGGCAGAATCAACAGCGAAACCCGTAGATTCTGCTAAGCCTACAATGAAATGA
- a CDS encoding aldehyde dehydrogenase family protein translates to MAESFRNFINGRWVDAQQGQTFQNHNPANLDDVIGTFPLSAQADVAAAAHAANEAYKTWRMTPAPKRGDILRRAGDLLAERKEELARAMTREMGKPVFETKGDVQEAIDTAYYSATETRRLFGYNTPSELPDKMNLSFRMPIGVCGIITAWNFPMAVPSWKIFPALACGNTVVYKPSEDAPHSGNLLAEVLQEAGLPDGVFNVVHGGAECGAAIVEHPSIKVVGFTGSTQVGAEIAARAGALNKKVSLEMGGKNAQIVMPDADLDLALDGVVWGAFGTTGQRCTATSRLILHEAIYDDFINRLITRASKLRLGPGLEEGTDVGPVINQKQLGRVQEYARIGREEGALCVLGGDVADEGELARGCFFHPTIFINVDRNMRIAREEIFGPVLSVLKARDLTDAIEILNDTPYGLSSSLYTSNVNDAFRAVRDIEAGITYINVPTIGAEAHMPFGGVKGTGNGHREGGWTVFDIFTEWKTVYIDYSGSLQRAQIDNY, encoded by the coding sequence ATGGCTGAATCGTTTCGCAATTTCATCAATGGCCGTTGGGTTGATGCCCAGCAAGGGCAAACCTTCCAGAACCACAATCCCGCTAATCTTGACGACGTGATCGGCACGTTCCCGCTAAGTGCCCAGGCCGACGTGGCCGCCGCCGCGCACGCCGCCAACGAAGCCTACAAAACATGGCGGATGACCCCCGCGCCAAAACGTGGCGACATCCTGCGCCGCGCCGGGGATCTTCTGGCCGAGCGGAAGGAGGAGCTTGCACGCGCCATGACCCGCGAAATGGGGAAGCCGGTGTTCGAGACGAAAGGGGATGTTCAGGAAGCGATTGACACCGCCTACTACTCCGCCACCGAAACCCGCCGGTTGTTCGGCTACAACACCCCCAGCGAGCTTCCGGACAAAATGAACTTGTCGTTCCGAATGCCGATTGGGGTCTGCGGGATCATCACCGCGTGGAATTTCCCAATGGCGGTTCCAAGCTGGAAGATTTTCCCGGCCCTTGCGTGCGGCAACACCGTGGTCTATAAGCCATCGGAGGACGCGCCCCACTCCGGCAATCTGTTGGCCGAAGTCCTGCAAGAAGCGGGGCTTCCCGATGGTGTGTTCAACGTGGTCCATGGCGGGGCCGAGTGTGGCGCGGCCATTGTGGAGCATCCATCCATCAAGGTGGTTGGCTTCACCGGGTCCACCCAGGTTGGAGCCGAAATCGCCGCACGCGCCGGAGCTCTCAACAAAAAAGTCTCGTTGGAAATGGGTGGGAAAAACGCCCAGATTGTGATGCCCGATGCCGATTTGGACTTGGCATTGGATGGCGTTGTGTGGGGGGCATTTGGGACCACCGGGCAGCGGTGCACCGCCACCAGCCGGTTAATCCTTCACGAGGCGATTTACGATGATTTCATCAATCGCCTTATCACCCGTGCCTCCAAGCTGCGGTTGGGGCCGGGGCTGGAAGAAGGGACGGACGTTGGGCCGGTGATCAATCAGAAGCAGCTGGGACGGGTGCAGGAGTACGCCCGCATTGGTCGCGAGGAAGGCGCGTTGTGCGTGCTTGGTGGCGACGTTGCCGATGAGGGTGAGTTGGCACGCGGCTGCTTCTTCCACCCCACCATCTTTATCAATGTTGACCGGAACATGCGGATTGCCCGGGAGGAGATTTTCGGCCCGGTCCTTTCGGTGCTGAAAGCGCGGGACCTGACCGATGCCATCGAGATTTTGAACGACACCCCGTACGGCCTTTCCTCCAGCCTCTACACCTCGAACGTCAACGATGCCTTCCGTGCGGTGCGGGATATTGAGGCGGGGATCACCTACATCAACGTGCCAACCATCGGAGCCGAGGCGCACATGCCGTTTGGTGGGGTAAAAGGGACCGGCAACGGGCATCGCGAAGGCGGCTGGACCGTGTTCGACATCTTCACCGAATGGAAGACGGTCTATATTGATTACAGCGGATCGCTGCAGCGTGCGCAGATTGATAACTACTAA